In Felis catus isolate Fca126 chromosome E1, F.catus_Fca126_mat1.0, whole genome shotgun sequence, the following proteins share a genomic window:
- the BECN1 gene encoding beclin-1 isoform X3, with protein sequence MVSLADSSPQPVGGVEEASLLPHVARGRGAVCRMMSTESANSFTLIGEASDGGTMENLSRRLKVTGDLFDIMSGQTDVDHPLCEECTDTLLDQLDTQLNVTENECQNYKRCLEILEQMNEDDSGQLQMELKELALEEERLIQELEDVEKNRKIVAENLEKVQAEAERLDQEEAQYQREYSEFKRQQLELDDELKSVENQMRYAQMQLDKLKKTNVFNATFHIWHSGQFGTINNFRLGRLPSVPVEWNEINAAWGQTVLLLHALANKMGLKFQRYRLVPYGNHSYLESLTDKSKELPLYCSGGLRFFWDNKFDHAMVAFLDCVQQFKEEVEKGETRFCLPYRMDVEKGKIEDTGGSGGSYSIKTQFNSEEQWTKALKFMLTNLKWGLAWVSSQFYNK encoded by the exons ATGGTGTCTCTCGCAGATTCATCCCCCCAGCCAG TAGGTGGAGTGGAGGAGGCCTCTCTGCTCCCTCATGTGGCCCGTGGGCGGGGGGCTGTCTGCAGGATGATGTCCACAGAAAGTGCCAACAGCTTCACTCTGATCGGGGAGGCATCTGATGGCGGCACCATGGAGAACCTCAGCCGAAGACTGAAG GTCACTGGGGACCTTTTTGACATCATGTCAGGCCAGACAGATGTGGATCACCCACTGTGTGAGGAATGCACAGATACCCTTTTAGACCAGCTGGACACTCAGCTCAACGTCACTGAAAATGAGTGTCAGAACTACAA ACGCTGTTTAGAGATCTTAGAGCAAATGAACGAGGATGACAGTGGACAGCTACAGATGGAGCTGAAGGAGCTGGCGTTAGAGGAGGAGAGGCTGATCCAGGAGCTGGAAGACGTGGAAAAGAACCGCAAGATAGTGGCAGAAAATCTCGAGAAGGTCCAGGCTGAGGCTGAGAGACTGGATCAGGAGGAAGCTCA GTATCAGAGGGAATACAGTGAATTTAAGCGACAGCAGCTGGAGCTGGACGATGAGCTGAAGAGTGTGGAAAACCAGATGCGTTACGCCCAGATGCAGCTGGACAAGCTGAAGAAAACCAACGTCTTTAATGCAACCTTCCACATCTG GCACAGTGGACAGTTTGGCACAATCAATAACTTCCGACTGGGGCGCCTGCCCAGTGTTCCTGTGGAATGGAATGAGATCAATGCTGCATGGGGCCAAACAGTGCTGCTACTCCATGCCCTGGCCAATAAGATGGGTCTGAAATTCCAGAG GTATCGACTTGTTCCCTACGGAAACCATTCATATCTGGAGTCTCTGACAGACAAATCTAAG GAGCTGCCATTATATTGTTCCGGGGGGTTGCGGTTTTTCTGGGACAACAAGTTTGACCATGCCATGGTGGCTTTCCTGGACTGTGTGCAGCAGTTCAAAGAAGAGGTTGAGAAAGGCGAGACACGTTTTTGTCTTCCTTACAG gatggatgtggagaaaggcaAGATTGAAGACACAGGAGGCAGTGGCGGCTCCTATTCCATCAAAACCCAGTTTAACTCCGAGGAACAGTGGACAAAAGCTCTCAAGTTCATGCTGACGAATCTTAAGTGGGGTCTTGCTTGGGTATCCTCACAGTTTTAtaacaaatga
- the BECN1 gene encoding beclin-1 isoform X1, whose protein sequence is MEGSKTSSSTMQVSFVCQRCSQPLKLDTSFKILDRVTIQELTAPLLATAQVKPGETQEEEANSGEEPFIETRQDGVSRRFIPPASPSRPTFVLSAPVEDQHGLPLGERMMSTESANSFTLIGEASDGGTMENLSRRLKVTGDLFDIMSGQTDVDHPLCEECTDTLLDQLDTQLNVTENECQNYKRCLEILEQMNEDDSGQLQMELKELALEEERLIQELEDVEKNRKIVAENLEKVQAEAERLDQEEAQYQREYSEFKRQQLELDDELKSVENQMRYAQMQLDKLKKTNVFNATFHIWHSGQFGTINNFRLGRLPSVPVEWNEINAAWGQTVLLLHALANKMGLKFQRYRLVPYGNHSYLESLTDKSKELPLYCSGGLRFFWDNKFDHAMVAFLDCVQQFKEEVEKGETRFCLPYRMDVEKGKIEDTGGSGGSYSIKTQFNSEEQWTKALKFMLTNLKWGLAWVSSQFYNK, encoded by the exons CTCCATTACTTGCCACAGCCCAGGTGAAACCAGGAGAGACCCAAGAGGAAGAGGCTAACTCAGGAGAA GAGCCATTTATTGAAACTCGCCAGGATGGTGTCTCTCGCAGATTCATCCCCCCAGCCAG TCCATCCAGGCCAACCTTCGTGCTGAGTGCCCCTGTGGAAGACCAGCATGGCCTTCCCTTGGGAGAGAG GATGATGTCCACAGAAAGTGCCAACAGCTTCACTCTGATCGGGGAGGCATCTGATGGCGGCACCATGGAGAACCTCAGCCGAAGACTGAAG GTCACTGGGGACCTTTTTGACATCATGTCAGGCCAGACAGATGTGGATCACCCACTGTGTGAGGAATGCACAGATACCCTTTTAGACCAGCTGGACACTCAGCTCAACGTCACTGAAAATGAGTGTCAGAACTACAA ACGCTGTTTAGAGATCTTAGAGCAAATGAACGAGGATGACAGTGGACAGCTACAGATGGAGCTGAAGGAGCTGGCGTTAGAGGAGGAGAGGCTGATCCAGGAGCTGGAAGACGTGGAAAAGAACCGCAAGATAGTGGCAGAAAATCTCGAGAAGGTCCAGGCTGAGGCTGAGAGACTGGATCAGGAGGAAGCTCA GTATCAGAGGGAATACAGTGAATTTAAGCGACAGCAGCTGGAGCTGGACGATGAGCTGAAGAGTGTGGAAAACCAGATGCGTTACGCCCAGATGCAGCTGGACAAGCTGAAGAAAACCAACGTCTTTAATGCAACCTTCCACATCTG GCACAGTGGACAGTTTGGCACAATCAATAACTTCCGACTGGGGCGCCTGCCCAGTGTTCCTGTGGAATGGAATGAGATCAATGCTGCATGGGGCCAAACAGTGCTGCTACTCCATGCCCTGGCCAATAAGATGGGTCTGAAATTCCAGAG GTATCGACTTGTTCCCTACGGAAACCATTCATATCTGGAGTCTCTGACAGACAAATCTAAG GAGCTGCCATTATATTGTTCCGGGGGGTTGCGGTTTTTCTGGGACAACAAGTTTGACCATGCCATGGTGGCTTTCCTGGACTGTGTGCAGCAGTTCAAAGAAGAGGTTGAGAAAGGCGAGACACGTTTTTGTCTTCCTTACAG gatggatgtggagaaaggcaAGATTGAAGACACAGGAGGCAGTGGCGGCTCCTATTCCATCAAAACCCAGTTTAACTCCGAGGAACAGTGGACAAAAGCTCTCAAGTTCATGCTGACGAATCTTAAGTGGGGTCTTGCTTGGGTATCCTCACAGTTTTAtaacaaatga
- the BECN1 gene encoding beclin-1 isoform X2, with amino-acid sequence MEGSKTSSSTMQVSFVCQRCSQPLKLDTSFKILDRVTIQELTAPLLATAQVKPGETQEEEANSGEEPFIETRQDGVSRRFIPPARMMSTESANSFTLIGEASDGGTMENLSRRLKVTGDLFDIMSGQTDVDHPLCEECTDTLLDQLDTQLNVTENECQNYKRCLEILEQMNEDDSGQLQMELKELALEEERLIQELEDVEKNRKIVAENLEKVQAEAERLDQEEAQYQREYSEFKRQQLELDDELKSVENQMRYAQMQLDKLKKTNVFNATFHIWHSGQFGTINNFRLGRLPSVPVEWNEINAAWGQTVLLLHALANKMGLKFQRYRLVPYGNHSYLESLTDKSKELPLYCSGGLRFFWDNKFDHAMVAFLDCVQQFKEEVEKGETRFCLPYRMDVEKGKIEDTGGSGGSYSIKTQFNSEEQWTKALKFMLTNLKWGLAWVSSQFYNK; translated from the exons CTCCATTACTTGCCACAGCCCAGGTGAAACCAGGAGAGACCCAAGAGGAAGAGGCTAACTCAGGAGAA GAGCCATTTATTGAAACTCGCCAGGATGGTGTCTCTCGCAGATTCATCCCCCCAGCCAG GATGATGTCCACAGAAAGTGCCAACAGCTTCACTCTGATCGGGGAGGCATCTGATGGCGGCACCATGGAGAACCTCAGCCGAAGACTGAAG GTCACTGGGGACCTTTTTGACATCATGTCAGGCCAGACAGATGTGGATCACCCACTGTGTGAGGAATGCACAGATACCCTTTTAGACCAGCTGGACACTCAGCTCAACGTCACTGAAAATGAGTGTCAGAACTACAA ACGCTGTTTAGAGATCTTAGAGCAAATGAACGAGGATGACAGTGGACAGCTACAGATGGAGCTGAAGGAGCTGGCGTTAGAGGAGGAGAGGCTGATCCAGGAGCTGGAAGACGTGGAAAAGAACCGCAAGATAGTGGCAGAAAATCTCGAGAAGGTCCAGGCTGAGGCTGAGAGACTGGATCAGGAGGAAGCTCA GTATCAGAGGGAATACAGTGAATTTAAGCGACAGCAGCTGGAGCTGGACGATGAGCTGAAGAGTGTGGAAAACCAGATGCGTTACGCCCAGATGCAGCTGGACAAGCTGAAGAAAACCAACGTCTTTAATGCAACCTTCCACATCTG GCACAGTGGACAGTTTGGCACAATCAATAACTTCCGACTGGGGCGCCTGCCCAGTGTTCCTGTGGAATGGAATGAGATCAATGCTGCATGGGGCCAAACAGTGCTGCTACTCCATGCCCTGGCCAATAAGATGGGTCTGAAATTCCAGAG GTATCGACTTGTTCCCTACGGAAACCATTCATATCTGGAGTCTCTGACAGACAAATCTAAG GAGCTGCCATTATATTGTTCCGGGGGGTTGCGGTTTTTCTGGGACAACAAGTTTGACCATGCCATGGTGGCTTTCCTGGACTGTGTGCAGCAGTTCAAAGAAGAGGTTGAGAAAGGCGAGACACGTTTTTGTCTTCCTTACAG gatggatgtggagaaaggcaAGATTGAAGACACAGGAGGCAGTGGCGGCTCCTATTCCATCAAAACCCAGTTTAACTCCGAGGAACAGTGGACAAAAGCTCTCAAGTTCATGCTGACGAATCTTAAGTGGGGTCTTGCTTGGGTATCCTCACAGTTTTAtaacaaatga